The following proteins are co-located in the Zonotrichia albicollis isolate bZonAlb1 chromosome 1, bZonAlb1.hap1, whole genome shotgun sequence genome:
- the DECR1 gene encoding 2,4-dienoyl-CoA reductase [(3E)-enoyl-CoA-producing], mitochondrial isoform X2 — protein MLPPNTFQGKVAFITGGGTGLGKGMTTALSSLGAKCVIASRKLDVLKGTADEISSKTGNKVHAIQCDVRDPVSVKSAVAETIQVAGHPDVVINNAAGNFISPSERLSPNAWKTITDIVLNGTAFVTLEIGKELIKVKKGAAFLAITTIYAESGSGFVLPSASAKAGVEAMSKSLAAEWGRYGMRFNVIQPGPIKTKGAFSRLDPTGSFEKKIIERIPCGRLGTIEEIANLAAYFCSDYASWVNGAVIRMDGGEYVSMAGEFNDLKRVTKEQWDMMEAMIRKTKGS, from the exons ATGTTGCCACCAAATACCTTCCAAGGGAAAGTGGCCTTTATAACTGGTGGAGGTACTGGGCTTGGCAAAGGGATGACAACAGCCTTGTCCAGCTTAGGAGCCAAGTGTGTTATAGCAAGCCG GAAGCTGGATGTTTTGAAAGGAACAGCAGATGAAATTTCTTCTAAAACGGGGAATAAG GTTCATGCCATCCAGTGTGATGTGAGAGATCCTGTTTCAGTTAAGAGTGCTGTTGCTGAAACAATCCAAGTGGCAGGGCATCCTGAT GTTGTGATAAACAATGCAGCTGGAAATTTTATTTCCCCTTCTGAACGACTTTCTCCTAATGCCTGGAAAACAATAACTGATATTGTACTTAATGGTACTGCTTTTGTAACTCTGGAAATTGGCAAGGAGCTCATTAAAGTAAAAAAAG GAGCAGCATTCCTGGCTATTACAACAATTTATGCAGAGAGTGGTTCAGGATTTGTGTTGCCAAGTGCCTCTGCCAAAGCTGGTGTAGAAGCAATGAGCAA GTCTCTTGCGGCTGAATGGGGTAGATATGGCATGAGATTCAATGTGATTCAACCAGGTCCAATAAAAACAAAG GGTGCTTTCAGCCGCCTTGACCCAACAGGTTCATTTGAGAAGAAGATAATTGAGAGGATTCCCTGTGGTCGTCTGGGAACTATAGAAGAAATTGCAAATCTTGCTGCATATTTCTGCAGTGATTATGCAAGCTGGGTTAATGGAGCA GTTATCAGAATGGATGGTGGAGAATATGTTTCTATGGCAGGAGAATTCAATGATTTGAAGAGG GTTACCAAAGAGCAGTGGGATATGATGGAAGCAAtgattagaaaaacaaaaggcTCCTAA
- the DECR1 gene encoding 2,4-dienoyl-CoA reductase [(3E)-enoyl-CoA-producing], mitochondrial isoform X1 has protein sequence MAAAAAAAGLWRRGVRGPCGVGAGRFFSRGPNVLHQDSSAPQAAFFSPLQKVMLPPNTFQGKVAFITGGGTGLGKGMTTALSSLGAKCVIASRKLDVLKGTADEISSKTGNKVHAIQCDVRDPVSVKSAVAETIQVAGHPDVVINNAAGNFISPSERLSPNAWKTITDIVLNGTAFVTLEIGKELIKVKKGAAFLAITTIYAESGSGFVLPSASAKAGVEAMSKSLAAEWGRYGMRFNVIQPGPIKTKGAFSRLDPTGSFEKKIIERIPCGRLGTIEEIANLAAYFCSDYASWVNGAVIRMDGGEYVSMAGEFNDLKRVTKEQWDMMEAMIRKTKGS, from the exons atggcggcggcagcggcagcggcggggcTGTGGCGGCGCGGGGTGCGCGGCCCCTGCGGGGTCGGCGCCGGGCGG TTTTTCAGCCGTGGGCCAAATGTGCTGCATCAAGACAGCAGTGCACCACAAGCTGCATTCTTCTCACCTCTTCAAAAAGTGATGTTGCCACCAAATACCTTCCAAGGGAAAGTGGCCTTTATAACTGGTGGAGGTACTGGGCTTGGCAAAGGGATGACAACAGCCTTGTCCAGCTTAGGAGCCAAGTGTGTTATAGCAAGCCG GAAGCTGGATGTTTTGAAAGGAACAGCAGATGAAATTTCTTCTAAAACGGGGAATAAG GTTCATGCCATCCAGTGTGATGTGAGAGATCCTGTTTCAGTTAAGAGTGCTGTTGCTGAAACAATCCAAGTGGCAGGGCATCCTGAT GTTGTGATAAACAATGCAGCTGGAAATTTTATTTCCCCTTCTGAACGACTTTCTCCTAATGCCTGGAAAACAATAACTGATATTGTACTTAATGGTACTGCTTTTGTAACTCTGGAAATTGGCAAGGAGCTCATTAAAGTAAAAAAAG GAGCAGCATTCCTGGCTATTACAACAATTTATGCAGAGAGTGGTTCAGGATTTGTGTTGCCAAGTGCCTCTGCCAAAGCTGGTGTAGAAGCAATGAGCAA GTCTCTTGCGGCTGAATGGGGTAGATATGGCATGAGATTCAATGTGATTCAACCAGGTCCAATAAAAACAAAG GGTGCTTTCAGCCGCCTTGACCCAACAGGTTCATTTGAGAAGAAGATAATTGAGAGGATTCCCTGTGGTCGTCTGGGAACTATAGAAGAAATTGCAAATCTTGCTGCATATTTCTGCAGTGATTATGCAAGCTGGGTTAATGGAGCA GTTATCAGAATGGATGGTGGAGAATATGTTTCTATGGCAGGAGAATTCAATGATTTGAAGAGG GTTACCAAAGAGCAGTGGGATATGATGGAAGCAAtgattagaaaaacaaaaggcTCCTAA